In Rattus norvegicus strain BN/NHsdMcwi chromosome 3, GRCr8, whole genome shotgun sequence, a genomic segment contains:
- the Ncoa6 gene encoding nuclear receptor coactivator 6 isoform X4 gives MVLDDLPNFEDIYTSLCSSTMGDSEVEFDSGLEDDDTKSDSILEDSTIFVAFKGNIDDKDFKWKLDTILQSVPGLLHMESSKLKVQKVEPWNSVRVTFNIPREAAERLRILAQSNNQQLRDLGILSVQIEGEGAINLALGQNRSQDVRMNGPVVSGNSVRMEAGFPMASGPGLIRMTSPATVMMPQGGNASSSMMAPGPNPELQPRTPRPASQSDAMDPLLSGLHIQQQSHPSGSLPPAHHPMQPVPVNRQMNPANFPQLQQQQQQQQQQQQQQQQQQQQQLQTRPLQQHQQQQPQGIRPQFTAPTQVPVPPGWNQLPSGALQPPPAQGSLGPMTTNQGWKKAPLPSPMQAQLQARPSLATVQTPSHPPPPYPFGSQQASQAHTNFPQMSNPGQFTAPQMKSLQGGPSRVPTPLQQPHLTNKSPASSPSSFQQGSPASSPTVNQTQQQMGPRPPQNNPLSQGFQQPVSSPGRNPMVQQGNVPPNFMVMQQQPPSQGPPSLHPGLGGQANPNFMQGQVPSTTAATPGNSGALQLQANQSVQHAGGQGAGPPQNQMQVSHGPPNMMQPSLMGIHGNINNQQAGSSGVPQVTLGSMQGQPQQGPPSQLMGMHQQIVPSQGQMAQQQGTLNPQNPMILSRAQLMPQGQMMVNAQNQNLGPSPQRMTPPKQMLPQQGPQMMAPHNQMMGPQGQVLLQQNPMIEQIMTNQMQGNKAQFNSQNQSNVMPGPAQIMRGPTPNMQGNMVQFTGQMSGQMLPQQGPVSNSPSQVMGIQGQVLRPPGPSPHMAQQHTDPATTANNDVNLSQMMPDVSMQQTSMVPPHVQSMQGNSASGSHFSGHGVSFNAPFGGAPNGTQMSCGQNPGFPVNKDVTLTSPLLVNLLQSDISAGHFGVNNKQNNTNANKQKKKKPPRKKKNCHQDLNTPDSRPAGLEEVDQQSLPGEQGINLDNTGPKLPDFSNRPPGYPTQPVEQRPLQQMPPQLMQHVAPPPQPPQQQPQPQLPQQQPQPQPPPPSQPQSQQQQQQMMMMLMMQQDPKSIRLPVSQNVHPPRGPLNPDSQRVPMQQSGNVPVMVSLQGPASVPPSPDKQRMPMPVNTPLGSNSRKMVYQESPQNSSSPLGEMPSLPEAGGSEVPSVSGGPSNMPSHLVVSQNQLMMTGPKPGPSPLSATQGATPQQPPVNSLPSSHGHHFPNVAAPTQTSRPKTPNRASPRPYYPQTPNNRPPSTEPSEISLSPERLNASIAGLFPPQINIPLPPRPNLNRGFDQQGLNPTTLKAIGQAPSNLTVSNPPNFAAPQAHKLDSVVVSSGKQSNPGTTKRASPSNSRRSSPGSSRKTTPSPGRQNSKAPKLTLASQTSTTLLQNMELPRNVLVGPTPLANPPLSGSFPNNNGLNSQNPTVPAPAVGTVVEDNKESLNVPQDSDCQNSQGRKEQVNTELKAVPIQEAKMVVPEDQSKKDGQPLDPNKLPSVEENKTLMSPAMREAPTSLSQLLDNSGAPNVTIKPPGLTDLEVTPPAVSGEDLKKASVIPTLQDPSSKEPSNSLNLPHSNEPCSTLAHPELSEVSSNIAPSIPPVMSRPVSSSSISTPLPPNQITVFVTSNPITTSSNTSAALPTHLQSALMSTVVTMPNVGNKVMVSEGQSAAQSNARPQFITPVFINSSSIIQVMKGSQPSTIPATPLTTNSGLMPPSVAVVGPLHIPQNIKFSSAPVTPNVPSSSPAPNIQTGRPLVLSSRATPVPLPSPPCTSSPVVAPNPSVQQVKELNPDEASPQTNTSADQSTLPSSQPTTVVSPLLANSPGSSANRRSPVSSSKGKGKVDKIGQILLTKACKKVTGSLEKGEEQYGADGETEGPGLETTTPGLMGTEQCSTELDSKTPTPSAPTLLKMTSSPMGPSSTSTGPILPGGALPTSVRSVVTTLVPSELISTAPTTKGNHGGITSEPLAGGLVEEKVGSHPELLPSIAPSQTLVPKESPATALQGSVGRPELEANAAIASGQSSEPKETVEKSKTPSRRNSRTEEPTMASENVENGHRKRSSRPASASSSTKDITGAVQSKRRKSK, from the exons AATCCAGCAAGCTGAAGGTACAGAAAGTGGAGCCCTGGAACAGCGTGCGAGTCACATTCAACATCCCCCGGGAAGCAGCAGAGCGGTTACGGATCCTGGCTCAGAGCAACAACCAGCAGCTTCGGGATCTGGGGATTCTCTCCGTTCAGATTGAAG GGGAAGGTGCTATCAACCTGGCTTTGGGTCAGAACCGAAGCCAAGACGTGAGAATGAATGGACCCGTGGTATCTGGAAATTCCGTTAGGATGGAGGCAGGATTTCCCATGGCAAGTGGTCCAG GACTAATAAGAATGACAAGCCCTGCCACTGTTATGATGCCCCAGGGCGGGAACGCATCATCTTCCATGATGGCACCAGGCCCCAATCCAGAACTGCAACCCAGGACTCCTCGCCCTGCTTCTCAGTCAG ATGCGATGGATCCACTTCTCTCTGGACTCCATATACAGCAACAGAGTCATCCCTCAGGATCTTTACCTCCAGCGCATCACCCAATGCAACCTGTTCCTGTGAACAGACAAATGAACCCAGCTAATTTTCCCCAgctgcagcaacagcagcagcaacagcagcagcagcagcagcagcagcaacagcagcagcagcaacagttgCAGACTAGACCTTTACAACAACATCAGCAGCAACAGCCACAGGGGATTCGACCACAGTTTACTGCTCCAACTCAGGTGCCTGTTCCTCCAGGCTGGAACCAGCTGCCTTCTGGAGCCTTACAGCctccaccagcccagggatcTCTGGGCCCAATGACTACAAATCAAGGGTGGAAGAAGGCTCCCTTGCCTAGCCCAATGCAAGCGCAACTTCAGGCAAGACCTTCCTTAGCCACGGTACAGACACCTTCTCACCCTCCCCCTCCTTATCCTTTTGGCAGCCAACAAGCCTCACAAGCCCATACAAACTTTCCTCAAATGAGCAACCCAGGCCAGTTCACAGCTCCTCAGATGAAGAGCTTGCAGGGAGGACCCTCCAGGGTCCCAACCCCCCTGCAACAGCCCCACCTCACCAACAAgtctcctgcctcctcaccctcctccttccAGCAGGGATCCCCTGCATCCTCCCCAACGGTTAACCAAACTCAGCAGCAGATGGGACCAAGGCCACCTCAAAATAACCCACTTTCCCAGGGATTTCAGCAGCCTGTCAGCTCTCCGGGTCGGAATCCTATGGTTCAACAGGGAAATGTGCCACCTAACTTCATGGTGATGCAGCAGCAGCCACCAAGCCAGGGGCCACCGAGTTTACACCCAGGCCTAGGAG GACAGGCCAATCCCAACTTTATGCAAGGTCAGGTGCCTTCCACCACAGCAGCCACCCCTGGGAATTCAGGAGCCCTTCAGCTGCAAGCAAATCAAAGTGTCCAGCATGCAG gTGGTCAAGGAGCTGGTCCTCCTCAAAACCAGATGCAGGTGTCTCACGGGCCACCAAATATGATGCAACCCAGCCTCATGGGAATTCATGGCAACATAAACAACCAGCAGGCTGGTAGCTCTGGGGTTCCTCAGGTGACCCTGGGCAGCATGCAAGGCCAGCCCCAGCAGGGCCCACCATCTCAGCTAATGGGCATGCACCAACAGATTGTGCCCTCACAGGGCCAAATGGCCCAGCAGCAAGGAACTTTGAACCCTCAAAACCCTATGATCCTTTCAAGGGCCCAGCTTATGCCACAGGGCCAGATGATGGTGAACGCTCAGAACCAAAATCTTGGACCTTCACCCCAAAGGATGACCCCACCCAAGCAGATGCTTCCCCAGCAGGGCCCACAAATGATGGCGCCACATAACCAGATGATGGGGCCTCAGGGGCAAGTGTTGCTCCAGCAGAATCCAATGATAGAGCAAATAATGACCAATCAGATGCAGGGGAATAAGGCGCAATTTAATTCTCAGAACCAATCCAACGTCATGCCGGGACCAGCACAGATAATGAGGGGACCAACTCCTAACATGCAAGGAAACATGGTGCAATTCACAGGACAGATGTCAGGACAGATGCTGCCTCAGCAAGGGCCTGTGAGCAACAGTCCATCTCAGGTTATGGGGATTCAGGGGCAGGTTCTGCGGCCACCAGGACCCAGCCCACACATGGCCCAGCAACATACTGATCCTGCTACTACAGCAAATAATGATGTCAACTTGTCTCAGATGATGCCTGATGTTAGCATGCAACAAACCAGCATGGTCCCTCCACATGTGCAGAGCATGCAGGGAAACAGTGCTTCGGGAAGCCACTTCTCAGGCCATGGAGTGTCTTTCAATGCACCATTCGGTGGTGCACCCAATGGAACTCAGATGTCTTGTGGTCAAAATCCAGGCTTTCCAGTAAATAAGGATGTAACGTTAACAAGCCCATTGTTGGTCAACTTACTGCAAAGTGACATTTCAGCAGGTCATTTTGGcgtaaacaataaacaaaataataccaACGCGaataaacagaagaagaagaaaccaccGCGGAAGAAGAAAAATTGTCACCAGGATCTAAA CACCCCAGATAGTCGTCCAGCTGGTCTAGAGGAAGTTGATCAACAGTCATTACCTGGAGAACAAGGAATCAATTTGGACAACACAGGCCCTAAACTGCCAGACTTTTCAAACCGGCCACCAG GTTATCCTACACAACCAGTTGAACAGAGGCCACTGCAGCAGATGCCTCCTCAACTCATGCAGCATGTGGCACCcccaccacagccaccacagcAGCAGCCACAACCACAACTGCCTCAACAGCAGCCACAGCCGCAGCCACCACCACCTAGTCAGCCACAgtcgcagcagcagcagcagcagatgaTGATGATGCTCATGATGCAGCAAGATCCCAAATCCATTAGGCTTCCGGTCTCCCAAAATGTCCATCCTCCACGGGGTCCTCTGAACCCAGACTCCCAAAGAGTGCCCATGCAACAGAGTGGCAATGTGCCTGTCATGGTTAGTTTGCAAGGACCTGCCTCTGTGCCACCGTCACCTGATAAACAAAGGATGCCAATGCCTGTGAATACTCCGCTGGGAAGTAATTCAAGAAAGATGGTATACCAGGAGAGCCCACAGAATTCCAGCTCACCACTAGGAGAGATGCCCTCACTTCCTGAAGCTGGTGGCAGTGAAGTACCATCTGTTTCAGGAGGCCCAAGTAACATGCCCTCGCATTTAGTAGTTTCTCAGAATCAATTAATGATGACAGGACCCAAACCTGGACCATCTCCCCTTTCAGCAACTCAAGGTGCAACTCCCCAGCAGCCTCCTGTAAACTCCTTGCCTAGTTCCCATGGCCACCACTTTCCAAATGTGGCTGCACCAACCCAAACATCTAGGCCTAAAACACCAAACAGAGCCAGCCCCAGACCCTATTATCCTCAGACGCCCAACAACCGCCCTCCTAGCACAGAACCTTCAGAAATCAGTCTCTCTCCAGAAAGACTCAATGCTTCCATAGCAGGACTCTTCCCTCCACAGATTAATATTCCTTTACCTCCCAGGCCAAACTTAAATAGGGGCTTTGATCAACAGGGCTTAAATCCAACAACTCTGAAGGCCATTGGGCAAGCACCTTCAAATCTCACTGTAAGTAATCCTCCTAACTTTGCTGCCCCACAAGCTCATAAATTAGATTCTGTGGTGGTGAGTTCTGGAAAACAGTCTAATCCTGGAACAACAAAACGGGCAAGTCCAAGCAACAGTCGCAGGTCTAGTCCGGGGTCCAGTAGAAAGACTACCCCAAGTCCTGGAAGGCAAAATTCAAAAGCCCCTAAACTTACTCTGGCTTCTCAAACAAGCACAACCCTGTTGCAGAACATGGAGCTGCCTAGAAATGTGTTGGTTGGTCCCACTCCACTTGCCAATCCCCCTTTATCTGGAAGCTTTCCTAACAATAATGGGCTTAATTCCCAGAATCCCACCGTGCCTGCGCCTGCAGTGGGGACTGTTGTTGAGGATAACAAAGAGAGCTTGAATGTTCCTCAGGACAGTGATTGCCAGAATtcccaggggaggaaggaacaGGTAAACACTGAGCTGAAAGCAGTCCCTATCCAAGAAGCTAAAATGGTTGTCCCCGAAGATCAGTCCAAAAAGGATGGGCAACCTTTGGATCCTAACAAACTCCCCAGTGTAGAAGAGAACAAAACTTTGATGTCTCCTGCCATGAGAGAAGCACCAACATCACTAAGCCAACTTCTCGACAACTCTGGAGCTCCTAATGTGACCATTAAACCCCCTGGGCTTACAGATCTGGAAGTAACACCTCCAGCAGTTTCAGGAGAGGACCTCAAAAAAGCATCTGTCATTCCCACACTGCAGGATCCGTCTTCTAAAGAACCCTCTAATTCTTTAAACTTACCTCACAGTAACGAGCCGTGTTCAACCCTTGCGCATCCAGAATTGAGTGAGGTCAGCTCAAACATTGCACCAAGCATCCCTCCAGTAATGTCAAGACCTGTCAGCTCTTCCTCCATTTCTACTCCCTTACCCCCAAACCAAATAACTGTATTTGTTACTTCCAACCCCATAACCACTTCATCTAACACATCAGCAGCCCTGCCAACTCACTTGCAGTCTGCATTGATGTCGACAGTCGTCACGATGCCCAACGTGGGTAACAAAGTTATGGTTTCTGAGGGACAGTCAGCTGCTCAATCTAATGCCCGGCCTCAGTTCATTACACCTGTCTTTATCAATTCATCTTCAATAATTCAGGTTATGAAAGGATCACAGCCAAGCACAATCCCTGCAACCCCATTGACAACCAACAGTGGCCTGATGCCTCCCTCTGTCGCAGTTGTTGGACCTTTACACATACCTCAGAACATAAAATTTTCTTCAGCTCCTGTAACACCTAATGTCCCCTCCAGTAGTCCTGCTCCAAATATACAGACAGGTCGGCCATTGGTCCTTAGCTCACGAGCCACTCCTGTTCCGCTGCCTTCCCCTCCTTGTACATCCTCTCCAGTCGTCGCTCCTAATCCTTCTGTCCAGCAAGTAAAAGAATTAAATCCAGATGAGGCTAGTCCTCAGACGAACACCTCAGCAGACCAGAGCACTCTGCCTTCTTCACAACCAACCACAGTAGTTTCTCCCCTTTTGGCCAATAGTCCAGGCTCCTCTGCCAATCGGCGAAGCCCAGTCTCATCCAGTAAGGGCAAAGGAAAAGTGGACAAAATTGGCCAGATTTTGCTGACCAAAGCTTGTAAGAAAGTTACAGGCTCtctggagaaaggggaagaacaGTATGGtgcagatggagaaactgaaggCCCAGGGCTAGAGACCACAACTCCTGGGCTAATGGGAACAGAGCAGTGCTCCACAGAGCTGGACAGTAAAACCCCAACACCCTCAGCACCCACTCTCCTAAAAATGACCTCTAGCCCCATGGGCCCAAGCTCCACCTCAACAGGACCCATCTTACCTGGCGGTGCTCTTCCCACCAGTGTACGCTCTGTAGTAACCACATTGGTACCCTCTGAGCTCATCTCCACAGCGCCAACCACAAAAGGCAATCATGGTGGGATAACATCTGAGCCACTTGCAGGTGGCCTAGTGGAGGAGAAGGTGGGATCCCATCCAGAGCTTCTACCCAGCATAG